From Microcebus murinus isolate Inina chromosome 15, M.murinus_Inina_mat1.0, whole genome shotgun sequence, the proteins below share one genomic window:
- the NDUFC1 gene encoding NADH dehydrogenase [ubiquinone] 1 subunit C1, mitochondrial, which translates to MAPSALLRPFSRLLAPARLPSGSSARSKFYVRDPPNDKPDWLKVGLTLGTSVFMWVYLIKQYNEDVLEYKRRNGLE; encoded by the exons ATGGCGCCGTCCGCACTGCTGCGACCCTTCTCACGGCTGCTGGCCCCCGCCAGGCTCCCAAGTGGCT CTTCAGCGCGGTCAAAGTTCTACGTGCGGGACCCGCCAAACGACAAACCTGACTGGCTGAAAGTTGGGTTGACCTTGGGCACCAGCGTCTTTATGTGGGTCTAT CTCATCAAACAATATAATGAAGATGTTTTGgagtataaaagaagaaatgggtTGGAATAA